The Bubalus bubalis isolate 160015118507 breed Murrah chromosome 18, NDDB_SH_1, whole genome shotgun sequence genome contains a region encoding:
- the LOC102403207 gene encoding testis, prostate and placenta-expressed protein isoform X2, with translation MARIIDLVPWEDGSTHMYTSPAILLPMPPRRNQLAGVKQQLYHPALPSLRRMDMDSVKACLSDEHCQSTTYCRKDDFDNAYFTLLGVPNKPLQCLDITETGQRLRNRYHEGKLAPIAPGINRVDWPCFTRAIEDWSRFVSSAGEFKLPCASKKVESFSGYAVRYLKPEVTQSWRVGRAALSNVWGVGEGRGPCPSPLSRHPHPSGPPQFCLNQNPSLDRYGQKPLPFDSLNAFRRFGSNYSRVNYLTPWH, from the exons ATGGCCCGCATCATCGACCTGGTGCCCTGGGAGGATGGCTCCACCCACATGTACACATCCCCAGCCATCCTACTCCCCATGCCCCCGAGGCGCAACCAGCTGGCCGGCGTGAAGCAGCAGCTCTACCACCCGGCCCTGCCCAGCCTGCGCCGCATGGACATGGACTCTGTCAAGGCCTGCCTTTCAGACGAGCACTGCCAGTCCACCACCTACTGCCGCAAAG atGACTTTGATAATGCCTACTTCACACTTCTCGGTGTCCCCAACAAACCCCTGCAGTGCTTG GACATCACGGAGACCGGCCAGAGGCTCCGAAACAGGTACCACGAGGGAAAGCTGGCTCCCATTGCACCGGGCATCAACAGGGTCGACTGGCCCTGCTTCACGCGCGCCATCGAGGACTGGTCCCGATTCGTGTCCTCCGCGGGAGAGTTCAAGCTGCCCTGCGCGAGTAAGAAGG TCGAGAGCTTCAGCGGCTATGCGGTGCGGTACTTGAAGCCGGAGGTGACCCAGAGCTGGCGGGTAGGAAGGGCTGCTC TCAGCAATGTGTGGGGCGTCGGCGAGGGGCGAGGTCCGTGTCCCTCCCCGCTCAGTAGACACCCCCATCCCTCTGGCCCGCCCCAGTTCTGTCTTAACCAGAATCCCAGTCTGGACCGCTATGGACAGAAGCCCCTGCCTTTCGACTCCCT GAATGCTTTCCGACGTTTCGGCTCCAACTACAG TCGTGTCAACTATCTGACCCCCTGGCATTAA
- the ZNF319 gene encoding zinc finger protein 319 isoform X2 produces the protein MSESWQQPPQTQPQQPQPPQPQHHAEPPPALAEHTLPPGTAENPLGCAVYGILLQPEPGLQPPQHVPLQSAGEPGPKCGVCGHDLAHLSSPHEHQCLAGHDRSFQCTQCLKIFHQATDLLEHQCVQAEQKPFVCGVCKMGFSLLTSLAQHHSAHSGTGGLVKCSICEKTYKPAEAAEPEATAAPSLPPAPPPPPAVAPAESADKPYSCPICQKPFKHLSELSRHERIHTGEKPYKCTLCDKSFSQSSHLVHHKRTHSSERPYKCAVCEKTFKHRSHLVRHMYAHSGEHHLFRCNVCELHFKESSELLQHPCTPSGERPFRCGECQKAFKRPSDLRQHERTHSAERPFKCDLCPMGFKQQYALMRHRRTHKAEEPFKCGLCEKGFGQPSHLLYHQHVHTLETLFKCPVCQKGFDQSAELLRHKCLPGAAERPFKCPVCHKAYKRASALQKHQLAHCSAAEKPLRCTLCERRFFSSSEFVQHRCDPAREKPLKCPDCDKRFKYASDLQRHRRVHTGEKPYKCPNCDKAFKQREHLNKHQGVHAREQQFKCVWCGERFLDVALLQEHSAQHSAAAAAAEGAYQDSLS, from the exons ATGTCGGAGAGCTGGCAGCAGCCGCCGCAGACGCAGCCGCAGCAGCCTCAGCCCCCACAGCCGCAGCACCATGCTGAACCCCCGCCGGCCCTGGCGGAGCACACGCTGCCCCCAGGCACGGCTGAGAACCCCCTGGGCTGCGCGGTCTATGGCATCCTCCTGCAGCCTGAGCCTGGCCTGCAGCCCCCGCAGCACGTGCCCCTGCAGTCCGCAGGGGAGCCGGGCCCCAAGTGTGGCGTGTGTGGTCATGACCTGGCACACCTGTCCAGCCCACATGAGCACCAGTGCCTGGCGGGCCATGATCGCTCATTCCAGTGCACGCAGTGTCTTAAAATCTTCCACCAGGCTACCGACCTGCTGGAGCACCAGTGCGTGCAGGCCGAGCAGAAACCTTTCGTCTGCGGTGTCTGCAagatgggcttctcactgctcaCGTCACTGGCGCAGCACCACAGCGCCCACAGCGGCACCGGGGGCCTTGTGAAATGTTCCATCTGCGAGAAGACCTACAAGCCCGCCGAGGCGGCCGAGCCCGAGGCCActgctgccccctccctgcccccggcACCCCCGCCTCCGCCTGCCGTAGCCCCGGCGGAGTCGGCCGACAAGCCCTACAGCTGCCCCATCTGCCAGAAGCCCTTCAAGCACCTGTCGGAGCTCTCGCGGCACGAGCGCATccacacgggcgagaagccctacAAGTGCACGCTGTGCGACAAGAGCTTCAGCCAGTCGTCGCACCTGGTGCACCACAAGCGCACGCACAGCTCGGAGCGGCCGTACAAGTGCGCGGTGTGCGAGAAGACCTTCAAGCACCGCTCGCACCTGGTGCGCCACATGTACGCGCATTCGGGCGAGCACCACCTGTTTCGCTGCAACGTGTGTGAGCTGCACTTCAAGGAGTCGTCGGAGCTGCTGCAGCACCCATGCACGCCGAGCGGGGAGCGGCCCTTCCGCTGCGGCGAGTGCCAGAAGGCCTTCAAGCGGCCGTCGGACCTGCGGCAGCACGAGCGCACGCACAGCGCCGAGCGGCCCTTCAAGTGCGACCTGTGCCCGATGGGCTTCAAGCAGCAGTACGCGCTCATGCGGCACCGGCGCACGCACAAGGCCGAGGAGCCCTTCAAGTGCGGCCTGTGTGAGAAGGGCTTCGGGCAGCCCAGCCACCTGCTCTACCACCAGCATGTGCACACCCTCGAGACCCTCTTCAAGTGCCCCGTGTGCCAGAAGGGCTTCGACCAGTCTGCCGAGCTGCTGCGGCACAAGTGCCTGCCGGGTGCGGCCGAGCGGCCCTTCAAGTGCCCAGTGTGCCACAAGGCCTACAAGCGGGCCTCGGCCCTGCAGAAGCACCAGCTGGCCCACTGCTCGGCGGCCGAGAAGCCCCTGCGCTGCACCCTGTGCGAGCGCCGCTTCTTCTCGTCCTCCGAGTTCGTGCAGCACCGCTGCGACCCGGCCCGCGAGAAGCCGCTCAAGTGCCCGGACTGCGACAAGCGCTTTAAGTACGCCTCCGACCTGCAGCGGCACCGGAGGGTgcacacgggcgagaagccctacAAGTGCCCCAACTGCGACAAGGCCTTCAAGCAGCGCGAGCACCTCAACAAGCACCAGGGCGTGCACGCCCGTGAGCAGCAGTTCAAGTGTGTGTGGTGCGGCGAGCGTTTCCTGGACGTGGCCCTGCTGCAGGAGCACAGCGCGCAGCACAGCGCCGCAGCCGCCGCGGCCGAGGGCGCCTACCAG GATTCGCTCTCTTGA
- the USB1 gene encoding U6 snRNA phosphodiesterase isoform X4: protein MSAAPLVGYSSSGSEDEAEAGSRVRLGAEGRSRGQSPLPGQRLPVPDSVLHMFPGTEDGPVDDSAKHGGRVRTFPHERGNWATHVYVPYEAREEFLDLLDALLCHAQTYVPRLVRMEAFHLSLSQSVVLRHHWILPFVQALKDRVASFQRFCFTADQVKIYTNQEKTSTSERTAHSFILQNWFSTSWCQRLAVHCRSAMKRTFVGLEVTSGHAHFLDLVAEVDRVMEEFDLSTFYQDPSFHISLAWCVGDARLQMEGPCLQELQT, encoded by the exons ATGAGTGCGGCGCCCCTCGTGGGCTACAGCAGCAGCGGCTCCGAAGATGAGGCCGAGGCCGGGTCCCGGGTTCGGCTGGGGGCTGAAGGCCGCAGTCG GGGCCAGAGCCCCCTTCCCGGCCAGAGGTTGCCAGTACCCGACAGTGTGCTGCACATGTTCCCCGGCACTGAGGACGGGCCTGTGGATGATAGTGCGAAACACGGGGGCCGGGTGCGCACCTTTCCCCATGAGCGTGGCAACTGGGCCACCCATGTCTATGTACCTT ACGAAGCCCGGGAGGAGTTCCTGGACCTGCTTGACGCATTGCTGTGCCACGCGCAGACATACGTCCCCCGGCTGGTGAGGATGGAAGCCTTCCACCTCAGCCTGTCCCAGAGCGTGGTTCTGCGCCACCACTGGATCCTCCCCTTCGTGCAGGCTCTGAAAGACCGAGTGGCCTCCTTCCAGAG ATTCTGCTTTACCGCCGACCAGGTAAAGATTTACACCAATCAAGAGAAAACCAG CACCTCTGAGAGGACAGCTCATTCCTTCATTCTGCAAAATTGGTTCAGCACGTCCTGGTGCCAGAGACTTGCTGTACACTGCAGGTCAGCAATGAAAAG GACCTTTGTTGGGCTCGAGGTCACCTCAGGGCACGCCCACTTCCTGGACCTGGTTGCAGAGGTAGACAGGGTCATGGAGGAGTTTGACCTCAGCACTTTCTACCAG GACCCCTCCTTCCACATCAGCCTGGCTTGGTGTGTGGGTGACGCGCGTCTCCAGATGGAAGGGCCGTGCCTGCAGGAACTACAG
- the ZNF319 gene encoding zinc finger protein 319 isoform X1, which translates to MSESWQQPPQTQPQQPQPPQPQHHAEPPPALAEHTLPPGTAENPLGCAVYGILLQPEPGLQPPQHVPLQSAGEPGPKCGVCGHDLAHLSSPHEHQCLAGHDRSFQCTQCLKIFHQATDLLEHQCVQAEQKPFVCGVCKMGFSLLTSLAQHHSAHSGTGGLVKCSICEKTYKPAEAAEPEATAAPSLPPAPPPPPAVAPAESADKPYSCPICQKPFKHLSELSRHERIHTGEKPYKCTLCDKSFSQSSHLVHHKRTHSSERPYKCAVCEKTFKHRSHLVRHMYAHSGEHHLFRCNVCELHFKESSELLQHPCTPSGERPFRCGECQKAFKRPSDLRQHERTHSAERPFKCDLCPMGFKQQYALMRHRRTHKAEEPFKCGLCEKGFGQPSHLLYHQHVHTLETLFKCPVCQKGFDQSAELLRHKCLPGAAERPFKCPVCHKAYKRASALQKHQLAHCSAAEKPLRCTLCERRFFSSSEFVQHRCDPAREKPLKCPDCDKRFKYASDLQRHRRVHTGEKPYKCPNCDKAFKQREHLNKHQGVHAREQQFKCVWCGERFLDVALLQEHSAQHSAAAAAAEGAYQVAACLP; encoded by the coding sequence ATGTCGGAGAGCTGGCAGCAGCCGCCGCAGACGCAGCCGCAGCAGCCTCAGCCCCCACAGCCGCAGCACCATGCTGAACCCCCGCCGGCCCTGGCGGAGCACACGCTGCCCCCAGGCACGGCTGAGAACCCCCTGGGCTGCGCGGTCTATGGCATCCTCCTGCAGCCTGAGCCTGGCCTGCAGCCCCCGCAGCACGTGCCCCTGCAGTCCGCAGGGGAGCCGGGCCCCAAGTGTGGCGTGTGTGGTCATGACCTGGCACACCTGTCCAGCCCACATGAGCACCAGTGCCTGGCGGGCCATGATCGCTCATTCCAGTGCACGCAGTGTCTTAAAATCTTCCACCAGGCTACCGACCTGCTGGAGCACCAGTGCGTGCAGGCCGAGCAGAAACCTTTCGTCTGCGGTGTCTGCAagatgggcttctcactgctcaCGTCACTGGCGCAGCACCACAGCGCCCACAGCGGCACCGGGGGCCTTGTGAAATGTTCCATCTGCGAGAAGACCTACAAGCCCGCCGAGGCGGCCGAGCCCGAGGCCActgctgccccctccctgcccccggcACCCCCGCCTCCGCCTGCCGTAGCCCCGGCGGAGTCGGCCGACAAGCCCTACAGCTGCCCCATCTGCCAGAAGCCCTTCAAGCACCTGTCGGAGCTCTCGCGGCACGAGCGCATccacacgggcgagaagccctacAAGTGCACGCTGTGCGACAAGAGCTTCAGCCAGTCGTCGCACCTGGTGCACCACAAGCGCACGCACAGCTCGGAGCGGCCGTACAAGTGCGCGGTGTGCGAGAAGACCTTCAAGCACCGCTCGCACCTGGTGCGCCACATGTACGCGCATTCGGGCGAGCACCACCTGTTTCGCTGCAACGTGTGTGAGCTGCACTTCAAGGAGTCGTCGGAGCTGCTGCAGCACCCATGCACGCCGAGCGGGGAGCGGCCCTTCCGCTGCGGCGAGTGCCAGAAGGCCTTCAAGCGGCCGTCGGACCTGCGGCAGCACGAGCGCACGCACAGCGCCGAGCGGCCCTTCAAGTGCGACCTGTGCCCGATGGGCTTCAAGCAGCAGTACGCGCTCATGCGGCACCGGCGCACGCACAAGGCCGAGGAGCCCTTCAAGTGCGGCCTGTGTGAGAAGGGCTTCGGGCAGCCCAGCCACCTGCTCTACCACCAGCATGTGCACACCCTCGAGACCCTCTTCAAGTGCCCCGTGTGCCAGAAGGGCTTCGACCAGTCTGCCGAGCTGCTGCGGCACAAGTGCCTGCCGGGTGCGGCCGAGCGGCCCTTCAAGTGCCCAGTGTGCCACAAGGCCTACAAGCGGGCCTCGGCCCTGCAGAAGCACCAGCTGGCCCACTGCTCGGCGGCCGAGAAGCCCCTGCGCTGCACCCTGTGCGAGCGCCGCTTCTTCTCGTCCTCCGAGTTCGTGCAGCACCGCTGCGACCCGGCCCGCGAGAAGCCGCTCAAGTGCCCGGACTGCGACAAGCGCTTTAAGTACGCCTCCGACCTGCAGCGGCACCGGAGGGTgcacacgggcgagaagccctacAAGTGCCCCAACTGCGACAAGGCCTTCAAGCAGCGCGAGCACCTCAACAAGCACCAGGGCGTGCACGCCCGTGAGCAGCAGTTCAAGTGTGTGTGGTGCGGCGAGCGTTTCCTGGACGTGGCCCTGCTGCAGGAGCACAGCGCGCAGCACAGCGCCGCAGCCGCCGCGGCCGAGGGCGCCTACCAGGTAGCTGCCTGCCTGCCCTGA
- the LOC102403207 gene encoding testis, prostate and placenta-expressed protein isoform X1 has translation MARIIDLVPWEDGSTHMYTSPAILLPMPPRRNQLAGVKQQLYHPALPSLRRMDMDSVKACLSDEHCQSTTYCRKDDFDNAYFTLLGVPNKPLQCLDITETGQRLRNRYHEGKLAPIAPGINRVDWPCFTRAIEDWSRFVSSAGEFKLPCASKKVESFSGYAVRYLKPEVTQSWRFCLNQNPSLDRYGQKPLPFDSLNAFRRFGSNYSRVNYLTPWH, from the exons ATGGCCCGCATCATCGACCTGGTGCCCTGGGAGGATGGCTCCACCCACATGTACACATCCCCAGCCATCCTACTCCCCATGCCCCCGAGGCGCAACCAGCTGGCCGGCGTGAAGCAGCAGCTCTACCACCCGGCCCTGCCCAGCCTGCGCCGCATGGACATGGACTCTGTCAAGGCCTGCCTTTCAGACGAGCACTGCCAGTCCACCACCTACTGCCGCAAAG atGACTTTGATAATGCCTACTTCACACTTCTCGGTGTCCCCAACAAACCCCTGCAGTGCTTG GACATCACGGAGACCGGCCAGAGGCTCCGAAACAGGTACCACGAGGGAAAGCTGGCTCCCATTGCACCGGGCATCAACAGGGTCGACTGGCCCTGCTTCACGCGCGCCATCGAGGACTGGTCCCGATTCGTGTCCTCCGCGGGAGAGTTCAAGCTGCCCTGCGCGAGTAAGAAGG TCGAGAGCTTCAGCGGCTATGCGGTGCGGTACTTGAAGCCGGAGGTGACCCAGAGCTGGCGG TTCTGTCTTAACCAGAATCCCAGTCTGGACCGCTATGGACAGAAGCCCCTGCCTTTCGACTCCCT GAATGCTTTCCGACGTTTCGGCTCCAACTACAG TCGTGTCAACTATCTGACCCCCTGGCATTAA